The following are encoded in a window of Rosa chinensis cultivar Old Blush chromosome 4, RchiOBHm-V2, whole genome shotgun sequence genomic DNA:
- the LOC112195881 gene encoding Werner Syndrome-like exonuclease, whose product MEHSQSQDDSKGKAISTTLSESEWDEPFTEEDLQAIEAAFEAAATSSLSKKRRSNPDDEVTDQSQSARRRLPSSVLALQHPNAFALSPCRQAANIRMRYPVLKFGGRVTYSRTAVEVEKAAMEILKTVKAKTNEMGQNAVGFDIEWKPTFQRGVPPGKVAVLQICGDTSCCHVMHIIHSGIPRSLQLLLESSSILKVGAGIANDAVKVFKDYNVSIKAVEDLSYLANHKLGDSQNWGLASLTEKLISKQLLKPKKIRLGNWETKYLSKEQLQYAATDAFASWYLHEVLRSLPDAEKLEKVTADNQSEGQAVSCNYFQTEEPQAASL is encoded by the exons ATGGAGCACTCGCAATCTCAAGATGACAGCAAAGGCAAAGCCATCAGCACCACCTTATCGGAATCCGAATGGGATGAGCCCTTCACAGAGGAAGACCTCCAAGCCATTGAAGCCGCATTCGAAGCCGCCGCGACTTCTTCTCTCTCCAAAAAGCGACGCTCCAATCCAGACGACGAAGTCACGGACCAGTCCCAGAGCGCCCGGCGCCGACTGCCGAGTTCAGTTCTCGCTCTCCAGCATCCAAACGCCTTCGCGCTCTCGCCTTGTCGTCAAG CTGCCAATATAAGGATGAGATATCCTGTGTTGAAGTTTGGAGGTCGGGTTACATATAGCAGGACTGCAGTTGAAGTGGAGAAAGCTGCCATGGAGATTTTAAAGACTGTGAAAGCAAAGACAAACGAAATGGGTCAAAATGCAGTTGGATTTGATATTGAGTGGAAACCCACATTCCAAAGAG GTGTTCCACCTGGGAAGGTTGCAGTTCTGCAGATATGTGGAGACACAAGTTGTTGCCATGTGATGCATATCATTCATTCTGGAATTCCTCGAAGTCTGCAGTTACTTCTTGAAAGTTCTTCGATTTTGAAG GTTGGAGCTGGTATCGCTAATGATGCTGTTAAGGTTTTCAAGGATTATAATGTATCTATTAAAGCTGTGGAGGATCTTTCATATCTGGCTAATCATAAGCTTGGAGATTCACAAAATTGGGGTCTTGCATCCCTAACTGAGAAGCTCATTTCTAAACAG CTTCTAAAGCCCAAAAAAATTCGATTGGGTAACTGGGAGACCAAATATTTATCAAAAGAGCAGCTGCAGTATGCTGCCACTGATGCATTTGCATCATGGTATCTTCATGAG GTGCTAAGGAGCCTCCCTGATGCtgaaaaacttgaaaaagttACAGCAGACAACCAGAGTGAGGGACAAGCCGTATCATGTAATTACTTTCAGACTGAGGAACCACAAGCTGCATCATTGTAA